Proteins encoded by one window of Arachis ipaensis cultivar K30076 chromosome B04, Araip1.1, whole genome shotgun sequence:
- the LOC107639781 gene encoding uncharacterized protein LOC107639781 — protein MGDKKKKAQMFVKLVSAAGTGFFYVKRKPRQFTEKLEFRKYDPRVNRHVLFTEAKMK, from the coding sequence ATGGGGGACAAGAAGAAGAAGGCTCAAATGTTTGTAAAACTAGTGTCTGCTGCTGGGACTGGATTTTTCTATGTGAAGAGGAAGCCAAGGCAGTTCACAGAGAAGCTCGAGTTTCGCAAGTACGATCCAAGGGTTAACCGCCATGTTCTCTTTACAGAGGCTAAGATGAAGTGA
- the LOC107637007 gene encoding serine/threonine-protein phosphatase 7 long form homolog, protein MRGHSALLSALVERWRPETHTFHLPVGEVTVTLEDVSYILGLPINGEAVTGKSDSSHQFLVENCIACFAREPGPDDHVLGKVNIAWVRRCRDTEPCDTQESLERYIGAHIFCVLGTIVFPDKSTVSLNSKFLPLLRDFHRISEYSGGAASLTHLYRSLCRASRYNCKEMDGPLILLFVWAWERMPFLAPIPRDQLGNISVPLARRSYGGHIWEWGFRMASLPI, encoded by the exons ATGAGAGGTCATTCTGCACTACTGAGTGCTTTGGTGGAACGCTGGAGGCCGGAGACTCACACGTTTCATCTTCCGGTCGGTGAAGTGACGGTGACGCTGGAAGATGTGAGCTATATTCTTGGTCTCCCGATTAATGGGGAGGCTGTTACGGGTAAATCAGATAGCAGCCACCAGTTTTTGGTGGAGAACTGCATTGCGTGCTTTGCTCGAGAGCCCGGTCCGGATGATCACGTGTTGGGAAAGGTTAATATTGCTTGGGTCCGGCGGTGCAGAGACACCGAGCCGTGTGATACTCAGGAGTCTCTCGAGCGGTACATCGGAGCGCACATTTTCTGCGTACTGGGTACAATTGTGTTTCCGGATAAGTCGACCGtttcactgaactcgaagttTCTACCGCTACTTAGGGATTTCCACCGGATTTCAGAGTATAGTGGGGGAGCAGCCAGTCTGACACACCTATACAGATCGTTGTGTCGTGCCTCACGATACAACTGCAAAGAAATGGATGGCCCACTGATACTGCTTTTTGTTTGGGCGTGGGAGCGTATGCCGTTCCTGGCACCTATACCCCGCGATCAACTCGGCAATATTAGTGTTCCACTAGCGCGACG TTCATATGGCGGCCATATATGGGAGTGGGGATTCCGGATGGCCTCGCTCCCCATATGA